The DNA region TGGCGCGTACGCCCGCAGCGGATCCTCGTCCTCTTCTTCGGTCTGACCCTGGCAGCGACGTTTATCGGCGGGTCGATCGGTGAAGTCGGCGGAGCCTTTGCCGGCGCTTTCGCCGCCATTTTCGCGCTCACCGGCTACGGCCTCGTCCACGCATCCCTGCTGGGCCGTCCCGCCCGGGGCGTGCTGTTGTGGCTGCTCTACGTACTGACCTTTCTGTTCAGCCCGACGCTCGTCGTGATGTGCGTCGTTGGCGTTGCCGACAGCCTTTTCGATTTGCGCTCGCGCCGCCTCGGCGGCGCGGACGGACCCAAGTGATTTCTCAATTTCATCCAATGACACCAACAAGGAGATAGATCATGGACGTCATTCTGCTGGAACGCGTCGCCAAGCTCGGCCAGATGGGCGAGATCGTGCACGTCAAGGACGGCTTCGCCCGCAACTTCCTGCTTCCGCAGGGCAAGGCTCTGCGCGCGACCGAAGGCAACAAGAAGCGCTTCGAGACCGAGAAGGTCCACCTCGAGGCGCGCAACCTCGAGCGCAAGCAGGAAGCCAGCGCCGTTGCCGAGAAGCTCGACGGACAGAAGTTCATCGTCATCCGCCAGGCGGGCGAGACCGGCCAGCTCTATGGCTCCGTCTCGAGCCGCGACATCGCCGACATCATCTCGGAAGGCGGTTTCGCCGTTGCGCGCAACCAGGTCGTGCTCGATCATCCGATCAAGACCATCGGCCTGCACACTGTCGCGATCGCGCTTCACCCCGAAGTCGAATCGACCGTCACCATCAACGTCGCGCGAAGCGTCGATGAGGCGACTCGCCAGTCGCGCGGCGAAGACCTGACGGTACGCGAAGTCTTCGAGCTTGAGCCTCTGGAAGATGAGGAAGAAGGCCTCGAGGGCGAAGACGAGGACCTTTCCGAGCAGGCGTAAGCCCACTCGAAACCCAAAGGACGCCTTACTTTTCAACGGAGCGCGCCGATCCCTCGGCGCGCTCCGTTTTCATTTTGGCCGGCGTGGCTTTCGGGTCACGCTGAGGCCCTTGAAATCATGGCGAAATCAGGACTAACATTTGTATGACAGCTGGGTAACACCGGAAAATTGAAGCCTACGCTCGGTGAAACGAGGTTTCAGAGGAAGGGGCAGCGTTCACATGAACCGGTTGCTCGTGAAGTATCTCTCGCGAATCATGTTGAAGGGCTCGCTGGAGATCGTCGATGCGAAGGGCGTCGCGCATCGCTTCGGCGATGGCAGCGGCAGTCTCGTCCGCGCGCGGTTTACCTCCGCCGCCGCCGAACGCGCGGTGATGCTCAATCCGGAACTGAAGCTCGGCGAAACCTTCATGAATGGGGGGTTCGTCGTCGAGCAGGGCTCGATCTACGATTTCCTGGCCACCGTGCTCCAGAACATCGGCGGCGGGGGCCGCGCCTGGTGGGCGCGCGTCATTTACCGCCTGAGGGTTTGGACAAGGCGCTTCCGGCAATGGAACACGCCATTCCGCGCCCGGCGCAACGTCGCGCACCATTACGATCTCGACGGGCGTCTCTATTCGCTGTTCCTCGACAGCGACCAGCAATATTCCTGCGCTTATTTCGAGACGCCCGAAACGACGCTGGAAGACGCACAGCATGCCAAGAAGCGGCATCTGGCGGCGAAGCTTGCGCTCGCTCCCACCCAGCGTGTTCTGGATATCGGCTCCGGCTGGGGCGGGCTCGGCCTCTATCTCGCTGGTCACGCCGATGTCGACGTCACCGGCGTGACGCTCTCGCAAGAACAGCACAAGGTTTCGAATTCGCGCGCCGAGGAACGCGACCTCGCCCATCGCGCCCGTTTCCTGCTGCAGGACTACCGCTCGCTGACGAGCCGCTTCGACCGTATCGTCTCGGTCGGCATGTTCGAGCATGTCGGCGTCGGCCACTATGACCAGTTCTTCCAAAAGGTCCGCGAATTGCTGACCGATGACGGCGTCATGGTGCTGCACTCGATCGGCCGGTTCGACGGGCCGGGCGAGACGAATTCCTGGATCCACAAATACATCTTCCCCGGCGGCTACATTCCCTCGCTTTCCGAGGTGTTGCCCGCGATCGAACGGGCCGGGCTCAAGGTAACGGATGTCGAGATCCTTCGCCTTCATTACGCGGAGACGTTGAAGGCCTGGCGCGAGCGCTTCCTCGCCCGGCGCGAAGAGGCGAAGGCGCTCTATGACGAACGCTTCTGCCGGATGTGGGAGTTCTACCTGGCGGCCTCGGAAACGGCGTTCCGCTTCCAGGACATGATGAACTTCCAGATCCAGATCGTCCGCGACCAGAACGCGCTGCCGCTGACGCGCGACTATATCTGGCAGGCCGAGGAGGCGCTGCGACGGCGCGATAACGCCGGCTCGCGCCCCTCGCTCAAGATCGCGGGCGAATAAGGATCAGGCGACCAGACCGTTCAGGGGACGGACAGGCAGACTTCCGGGGAAGACCTCGGTGGAAAGCACCCGTTCGCTGAGGCCGAGATGGTCGCGCAGCACCCCCTTCAGCACGGCGCGCAGATCGGTGGTCGGCCTCAGGTCACGCGCCTGGTAGAGCTGGTTCGGCGCAAGACCGGGCCAGTCGGCGACAACGCGCCCGCCACGAACCGCGCCGCCGGCCAGAAGCGCCATCGTCGCCGTGCCATGGTCGGTTCCGTCCGTACCGTTGACATGGGCGGTCCGGCCGAACTCCGTCACCACGGCAACGACCGTATCCTTCCAGACCGGGCCGAGTTCCACCGCGAGACCCTCCAGCGCCCCGTCCAGCGCACCGAGAAGCTTGTCGAGATTGCCATCCATCGGCCCTTCTTTGGCGTGGGTGTCCCAGCCGTCATAGGAGAGCGCCGCGATGCGCGGACCGTCCTCCTGGGCCAGCAGCCGGCCGGCGCCGACGGCGATCGTCCGGAACTGGTTGTTGATGTCGCCGCCCGGGCGTCCGCCGCCGCCTGCCATGCGATCGATCTCGCGACCAGCGGAAAAGGCTTGGGCCAGTTTTGAATCCGTCTGCGAATAGAGGTCCATCAACCGCTGCGCCGTATCGGGGCCGGTCGCCTGCAAATCGGTAGGCATCCAGGTGAAGACCGGGGCCGCGCCGCGCAGCACCAGCGGCACGACGGGGCTGACGGCAAGGCCGTGGAGGGGCCGCACCGCATCGCCCTTCGGCAGCGCCGCCACGGCGCGGTTCAGCCAGCCTGTCTCGGCAAGCCGGGGGCCGTTGGTGCCGTTCTCCAGGACATCCTGGCCGTCGAAATGCGAACGATCCCGATAGGGAGTCGCCGCGGCATGCACGACGAGAGCCTCTCCCGACTGGAAGCGGCGGCGGAAGTTCGGCATGGCATCGTTAAGCGCGAATATGCCATGCAGCGGGCTGGCGCCGCCGACACCCTTGGCGCCAACGGCGATGTCGCCGCGAAGCGCCGTATAGGCCGGATCGCCGATCGGCGGGACGACAGCCAATCCGTCAACGGCCCCGCGCAGGATTACGAGGACGAAACGCGGATCGCGGGTGCCTGCAAAGGCGAAGCGCGGCATCTGGGCCCAGGCGACGAAAGATCCGGCCGAAGCCAGGAAGAGACGCCGGGTCGGACGGAAGCTGCCGGAGGCGGAAGCGTGATTGGTCATCTTCATCTCCACTGGAATTCGGGGCTCATGAGCAGCAGCGCAACGGCCTGGCGGCCGGTCTCCGCACGGCGGATGGTTTGCCTTGTATCGGCAGATAGGTCCGGACCGAGCAGGTCTTCGGCGAGTTGCTCCGGCGGGCGGGACAGCGTCGCCTGCTGAGCGATGCGGTCGGCGACATCAAGTCGCGTGGTCATACCGTCGGGTGACAGCCACGTCGCGGCGTCGTCGTGGAATCCCTCCGGCGAGACTGGCGCCCAAGTCATCTGACCGAGCGAGCGGAGGACGCCCTGCATACGCGGCGTGTCCAACGTTACGCCGGTCGCCCGCAGCGACGCGTTGACGAATTGCTGCGGTGTCGCGAATTTCTGCCCCTTGCCCCAGGCTGCGGGGGCTTCGATCAGAGCGCGCGACACGGCCTTCAGGTCGCCGTCGGTCTTCCGGAACGTACCGGCGAGCGCAGCAACGATTTCCTCCGGCGGATGGTCGTCGACGAAATGGCGGGCGAGCTTGGTGGCTATGTGATGGGCGGTGGCGGGGTGGGCGGCTAGGTCCTGCAGCACGTCCAGCCCCTGCCGCTCATTGCCCTTGGGATGATCGGGATCGACCGAATAGGTCTTGCCCATCACGACATGGCCGCCTGGCTCATGTCGGTTGGCCGCGAAGAAAAAGCTGCCGATGTCGGATCGCCGTACATCCCGGACAAAGGTCCAACCGGTCAGGACGCGCGCGAATTCCGTCACATCCTGCTGGCTGTAGCCGCCATCGACGCCGACCGTATGCAGTTCGAGGATTTCGCGCGCATGATTCTCGTTGAGGCCATTGCCGCTCTTGAGGCCGGCCGGGGAATTGGGGCCGGTGGAATCGACATTGTCCAGCGAGAGCAGCATGGCCGGGTGGCGGGTTGCGGCGACCAGCATGTCCTCGAAGCGGCCGAGCACATGCGGACGGATCGCCTCGCGCTCGAAGGCACCGGCAAGACCTCGGATCCGCTCGTCCTTGTCGGATTGCAGAGCGAAATGATTCGCCCAGAAATCGACGAGGCGCTCGACATAGCCAATATCGGCGGAGAGCCGGCGGGACGCACGGGCCGCGATCTCCGACCGGTAGAACACCATGGAGCGGCGCGGCGCCGTATCGTCGAGCGCCTTGCCGCCGGGCGCCATCATGGCCGCCCCGACCACCGGTACTGCAACCGGCGCTGCCTTCGATGCGTCGCCCGCTGCCGTGGAGGCCATTCCACCGGCCGACTCGGCGGCCGCCATGTCGGGCACTTTCACCTCGGGCGCGGCACGCCGCGTCGTCTGGCGGGCGATCTGGTCGCGGCGGATGGCGAGATAGGCCTCTTCGGCACCCGGCAACCCCGCATCGTCGAGACGGACGATATCCGCCGCATCCAGTTCCGCCAGGACGGCGGCTTTCGGATCGGCGGCGATCCGGCCGATATCGCCAGGCCTCGGGCCGAGGCCGAATCGTTTCAAGGCCAAGGCGGCCTCTTCCACTGACATGCATGCGCTCCTTCGGCTTGCCCCAGCCGATAGCCATGACGGCTCGAGCGGCAGGCTCCTACGCGGTTAAGCGAAAATTGCGGCTCTGGGCTAAATTGTCGGCATCGCGAATCGGATTGTCTCAACGCCGCAACTTGCAAGCTTCAAATGCGGTCTCGGCCCTTCGCAGGCGGAGAATTCACATGGCTGTTAATAGCGGTACTAGACTGGCAATCGATTCGATTTGAACGGAAGCTGGCGGCTAAGTGAGCGTCGGAGGAGGCTCGCCATCCGAAGCGGCGTGACGAGGCGTGGACGCGGCCCAGGGTTGCGAGCCCGAGTGTCTCCGTGTCGTTTCGACCTTTGGAAAACACGAGAACG from Kaistia algarum includes:
- a CDS encoding DUF1800 domain-containing protein, which produces MSVEEAALALKRFGLGPRPGDIGRIAADPKAAVLAELDAADIVRLDDAGLPGAEEAYLAIRRDQIARQTTRRAAPEVKVPDMAAAESAGGMASTAAGDASKAAPVAVPVVGAAMMAPGGKALDDTAPRRSMVFYRSEIAARASRRLSADIGYVERLVDFWANHFALQSDKDERIRGLAGAFEREAIRPHVLGRFEDMLVAATRHPAMLLSLDNVDSTGPNSPAGLKSGNGLNENHAREILELHTVGVDGGYSQQDVTEFARVLTGWTFVRDVRRSDIGSFFFAANRHEPGGHVVMGKTYSVDPDHPKGNERQGLDVLQDLAAHPATAHHIATKLARHFVDDHPPEEIVAALAGTFRKTDGDLKAVSRALIEAPAAWGKGQKFATPQQFVNASLRATGVTLDTPRMQGVLRSLGQMTWAPVSPEGFHDDAATWLSPDGMTTRLDVADRIAQQATLSRPPEQLAEDLLGPDLSADTRQTIRRAETGRQAVALLLMSPEFQWR
- a CDS encoding DUF1501 domain-containing protein yields the protein MTNHASASGSFRPTRRLFLASAGSFVAWAQMPRFAFAGTRDPRFVLVILRGAVDGLAVVPPIGDPAYTALRGDIAVGAKGVGGASPLHGIFALNDAMPNFRRRFQSGEALVVHAAATPYRDRSHFDGQDVLENGTNGPRLAETGWLNRAVAALPKGDAVRPLHGLAVSPVVPLVLRGAAPVFTWMPTDLQATGPDTAQRLMDLYSQTDSKLAQAFSAGREIDRMAGGGGRPGGDINNQFRTIAVGAGRLLAQEDGPRIAALSYDGWDTHAKEGPMDGNLDKLLGALDGALEGLAVELGPVWKDTVVAVVTEFGRTAHVNGTDGTDHGTATMALLAGGAVRGGRVVADWPGLAPNQLYQARDLRPTTDLRAVLKGVLRDHLGLSERVLSTEVFPGSLPVRPLNGLVA
- a CDS encoding SAM-dependent methyltransferase; this translates as MNRLLVKYLSRIMLKGSLEIVDAKGVAHRFGDGSGSLVRARFTSAAAERAVMLNPELKLGETFMNGGFVVEQGSIYDFLATVLQNIGGGGRAWWARVIYRLRVWTRRFRQWNTPFRARRNVAHHYDLDGRLYSLFLDSDQQYSCAYFETPETTLEDAQHAKKRHLAAKLALAPTQRVLDIGSGWGGLGLYLAGHADVDVTGVTLSQEQHKVSNSRAEERDLAHRARFLLQDYRSLTSRFDRIVSVGMFEHVGVGHYDQFFQKVRELLTDDGVMVLHSIGRFDGPGETNSWIHKYIFPGGYIPSLSEVLPAIERAGLKVTDVEILRLHYAETLKAWRERFLARREEAKALYDERFCRMWEFYLAASETAFRFQDMMNFQIQIVRDQNALPLTRDYIWQAEEALRRRDNAGSRPSLKIAGE
- the rplI gene encoding 50S ribosomal protein L9; its protein translation is MDVILLERVAKLGQMGEIVHVKDGFARNFLLPQGKALRATEGNKKRFETEKVHLEARNLERKQEASAVAEKLDGQKFIVIRQAGETGQLYGSVSSRDIADIISEGGFAVARNQVVLDHPIKTIGLHTVAIALHPEVESTVTINVARSVDEATRQSRGEDLTVREVFELEPLEDEEEGLEGEDEDLSEQA